The genomic interval CGATGGCCACGTCCGTCCCGGAGCCGATGGCACAGCCGACGGTCGCCGTCGCCAGCGCGGGGGCGTCGTTGACGCCGTCGCCGACCATCATCGCGCGGCTCCCGTCTGCCTCGATATCTTCGACCGCGGCGGCCTTCTCCTCGGGCAGAACCTCGGCCCGAACGTCGTCGGGGTCGATACCGACCTGCTCGGCGACGGCGCGGGCGGTCCGCTCGTTGTCGCCGGTGATCATCCACACGTCGAGCCCGCGCTCTCGGAGGTCGCCGACCGCGCGCTTCGCGCTCTCCTTGACCGTGTCCGCGTCGGCGACGACGCCGACGAGGCGGAACTCTTGGTCCGGCGACCGGTCGGCCTCGCCCGGCCGACCGTCCGCGAGCGCCACCAGCATCGCGGTCTTCCCCTCCCGTTCGAGGGCGTCCATGCGCTCCTCGGCGGGGTCGGTGTCGACGCCGTTGTCCCGCAGGAGTTTCCGGTTCCCGACGAGCACCTCGCCGTGTTCGGTCGTCGCTCGGACGCCCTGCCCGGGGACGTTCTCGAACTCGTCGGCGTCGGCGAAGTCGACGCCCCGGTCGCGAGCGCCCTCGACGATGGCCTCGGCCAGCGGGTGTTCGCTCCCGCTCTCGGCGCTGGCGGCGAGTTCGAGGACGAACTCGTCGGTGAGTTCGGGGCGCTCTTCGAGCGCTCCGCCGTCGGTGGCGGCCTTCTCGCGACCACCGTCCGCGGCCGGGCCGACGACTTCTACGTCGGTCAGTTCCATCGCGCCCTCGGTCAGCGTCCCCGTCTTGTCGAAGACGACGGTGTCGATGTCCCGGACCGTTTCGAGCACGTCGCCGCCTTTGAACAGGACGCCGTTGCGCGCGCCGGTGGCCGTCCCGACCATCGTCGCCGCGGGCGTCGCCAGCCCCAGCGCGCAGGGACAGGCGATGAGCACGGCGGAGGCGAAGACGACGACGGCGAACTCGGTGATGCCGACGGCCGCGGGGCCGCCGGCGGCGAGCCCCCAGACGGGGAGCGTGCCGACGAACGCAGCGAGCGCCTCGGGGAACAGCGCCCAGACGCCCGCCCACAGCAGGGCGTTGGCGATGACCGCCGGCACGAAGTACGCGGAGATACGGTCGGCGACGTTCTGGATGTCGGGCTGTCGTGACTGTGCGGCCTTGACGCGCTCGACGATCTGCTGGAGCGCCGTCTCCGAGCCGACCTTCGTCGCCTCGATTTCGAGGACGCCGTTCTGGTTCACGGTCGCACCGATGACCTCGTCGCCCTCGCCCTTCTCGACGGGGACCGACTCGCCCGTGACCATCGATTCGTCGACGGCGCTGCCGCCGTCTCTGACGACGCCGTCCGTGGGAATCTTCTCGCCGGGGCGGACTTTCAGCCGGTCGCCGACCGCGACCTCGTCGAGTGGAATCTCCGCTTCGCTCCCGTCCTCGCGGACGACCGTCGCCGTGTCGGCCTCCATCTCAAGCAGCTCTCGGATGGCCGCGCCGGCCTGGCTCTTCGAGCGCGCTTCGAGGTAGTTACCGAGCGTGATGAACACGAGGATGAACGCGGCGGTATCGAAGTACAGCCCCGTGCTCGCGACGAGGTCGAGCAGGGCGACGACCGAGTAGCCGTAGGCCGTCGTGGAGCCCAGCGCGATGAGCACGTCCATGTTGGCCCGGCGGTTCTTGACGAGCGCCTTGTAGGCGTTCTC from Halomicroarcula saliterrae carries:
- a CDS encoding heavy metal translocating P-type ATPase, which codes for MTNRTVRLELTGMSCANCSGTIEDRVGELDGVSSVDANYATDEGSVTYDPDAVSLGDIVAAVRDAGYGVDTETVTIGITDMTCSNCAQTNTEALVGVAGVVSADVNYATDEAQVTYLPSVASLSELYDAVEEAGYSPVRDDEGEDGQELSAQERRDTARNEEVRKQRRLTLFGAALSLPLLVFMADHLLSLGLFEATLFGVPLGWAQFALATPVQIALGKPFYENAYKALVKNRRANMDVLIALGSTTAYGYSVVALLDLVASTGLYFDTAAFILVFITLGNYLEARSKSQAGAAIRELLEMEADTATVVREDGSEAEIPLDEVAVGDRLKVRPGEKIPTDGVVRDGGSAVDESMVTGESVPVEKGEGDEVIGATVNQNGVLEIEATKVGSETALQQIVERVKAAQSRQPDIQNVADRISAYFVPAVIANALLWAGVWALFPEALAAFVGTLPVWGLAAGGPAAVGITEFAVVVFASAVLIACPCALGLATPAATMVGTATGARNGVLFKGGDVLETVRDIDTVVFDKTGTLTEGAMELTDVEVVGPAADGGREKAATDGGALEERPELTDEFVLELAASAESGSEHPLAEAIVEGARDRGVDFADADEFENVPGQGVRATTEHGEVLVGNRKLLRDNGVDTDPAEERMDALEREGKTAMLVALADGRPGEADRSPDQEFRLVGVVADADTVKESAKRAVGDLRERGLDVWMITGDNERTARAVAEQVGIDPDDVRAEVLPEEKAAAVEDIEADGSRAMMVGDGVNDAPALATATVGCAIGSGTDVAIEAADVTLLRDDPADVLKAIRISEASLSKIKQNLFWALGYNTVMIPLASLGLLQPALAAGAMAASSVSVLANSLAFRRYTPEKDYELLGKLRP